The following are from one region of the Brienomyrus brachyistius isolate T26 chromosome 4, BBRACH_0.4, whole genome shotgun sequence genome:
- the cpne3 gene encoding copine-3 isoform X1 translates to MAAQCVTKVELTVSCENLLDMDVGSKSDPLCILLMNTSGTQWFEVGRTERVKNCLNPKFAKKFMVDYYFELVQQLKFAVYDIDNKTVDLSDDDFLGELECTLGQIVSSKKLTRPLVLKNKRPAGKGTITIFAEEIKDNRVVNFEMEARKLDNKDFFGKSDPYLEFYRQTETGWQLAHRTEVIKNNLNPTWKPFQIPLQALCGGDMEKSIKVECYDYDNDGSHDLIGIFETNMSRLLQASRVTPAEFDCVNSKKKQKKKNYKNSGVVSVKLCQVVKRYTFLDYIMGGCQINFTVGVDFTGSNGDPRSPDSLHYINPQGHNEYLAAIWNVGLVIQDYDSDKMFPAFGFGAQIPPTWQVSHEFPLNFIPSNPSCAGIEGIVEAYRKCLPQVRLYGPTNFSPIINSVAQFAAQASQQKTASQYYVLLIITDGVITDLDQTRTAIVYASRLPMSIIIIGVGSADFSAMEFLDGDDGTLRAPTGEPAMRDIVQFVPFRKFQNCPKEALAQSVLAEVPDQVMAYFNMVNLSPPNSNTPPMTEEPPIQR, encoded by the exons ATGGCGGCACAGTGCGTCACCAAGGTGGAGCTGACTGTGTCCTGCGAGAACCTGCTGGACATGGACGTGGGCTCCAAGTCGGATCCCCTGTGCATCCTGTTGATGAACACGTCCGGGACACAGTGGTTTGAG GTGGGCCGTACAGAGAGGGTCAAGAACTGCCTGAACCCCAAGTTTGCCAAGAAGTTCATGGTGGATTATTACTTCGAGCtggtgcagcagctgaagttcgCGGTCTATGACATCGACAACAAGACCGTCGACCTCAGCGACGACGACTTCCTGGGCGAACTGGAATGCACGCTGGGACAG ATCGTGTCCAGCAAGAAGCTGACCCGACCACTGGTACTGAAGAACAAACGACCCGCAGGCAAAGGAACCATCACG ATCTTTGCGGAAGAAATAAAGGACAACAGGGTGGTGAATTTCGAAATGGAAGCCAGGAAACTGGACAACAAG GACTTTTTCGGGAAGTCAGACCCTTACTTGGAGTTCTACAGGCAGACGGAGACAGGCTGGCAGCTGGCCCACAGGACCGAG GTGATCAAGAACAACCTGAATCCCACCTGGAAGCCTTTCCAGATCCCGCTGCAGGCTCTGTGTGGCGGCGACATGGAGAAGAGCATAAAG GTGGAGTGTTATGACTATGACAATGACGGGTCACACGACCTCATTGGCATCTTCGAGACCAACATGTCGCGCCTGCTGCAGGCTTCACGCGTCACGCCG GCGGAGTTTGATTGCGTGAACagcaagaagaagcagaagAAGAAGAACTACAAGAACTCGGGCGTGGTGAGCGTGAAGCTCTGCCAG GTGGTGAAGAGGTACACATTCCTGGACTACATCATGGGTGGATGCCAGATCAATTTCACA GTGGGGGTGGACTTCACAGGCTCCAATGGTGACCCCCGGTCTCCAGACTCTCTGCACTATATCAACCCACAGGGGCACAACGAGTACCTGGCAGCCATTTGGAATGTTGGCCTGGTCATCCAGGACTATGACAG TGACAAGATGTTTCCGGCGTTTGGATTCGGAGCTCAGATTCCTCCCACCTGGCAG GTCTCCCACGAGTTCCCCCTCAACTTCATCCCCTCCAACCCGtcctgtgcag GCATCGAGGGGATAGTGGAGGCCTACAGGAAGTGCCTGCCTCAGGTCAGGCTGTACGGGCCCACAAACTTCTCACCCATCATCAACTCTGTAGCCCAATTTGCCGCCCAAGCCAGCCAGCAGAAAACTGCCTCG CAATACTACGTCCTCCTCATTATCACCGATGGTGTGATCACGGACCTGGACCAGACCCGCACGGCCATCGTCTACGCCTCCAGACTGCCCAtgtccatcatcatcatcggggTTGGCAGCGCCGACTTCAGCGCCATGGAGTTCCTGGATGGCGACGACGGGACGCTGCGGGCCCCCACGGGCGAGCCCGCCATGCGGGACATCGTGCAGTTTGTGCCCTTCAGGAAGTTTCAGAAT TGCCCCAAGGAGGCTTTGGCCCAGAGTGTGCTGGCTGAGGTCCCAGACCAGGTAATGGCCTACTTCAATATGGTCAACCTGAGCCCACCGAACAGCAACACCCCGCCGATGACCGAAGAGCCACCTATTCAGCGttaa
- the cpne3 gene encoding copine-3 isoform X2 → MAAQCVTKVELTVSCENLLDMDVGSKSDPLCILLMNTSGTQWFEVGRTERVKNCLNPKFAKKFMVDYYFELVQQLKFAVYDIDNKTVDLSDDDFLGELECTLGQIVSSKKLTRPLVLKNKRPAGKGTITIFAEEIKDNRVVNFEMEARKLDNKDFFGKSDPYLEFYRQTETGWQLAHRTEVIKNNLNPTWKPFQIPLQALCGGDMEKSIKVECYDYDNDGSHDLIGIFETNMSRLLQASRVTPAEFDCVNSKKKQKKKNYKNSGVVSVKLCQVVKRYTFLDYIMGGCQINFTVGVDFTGSNGDPRSPDSLHYINPQGHNEYLAAIWNVGLVIQDYDSDKMFPAFGFGAQIPPTWQVSHEFPLNFIPSNPSCAGIEGIVEAYRKCLPQVRLYGPTNFSPIINSVAQFAAQASQQKTASQYYVLLIITDGVITDLDQTRTAIVYASRLPMSIIIIGVGSADFSAMEFLDGDDGTLRAPTGEPAMRDIVQFVPFRKFQNAPREALAQCVLAELPQQVVSYFTMLKLQPPHDPSPA, encoded by the exons ATGGCGGCACAGTGCGTCACCAAGGTGGAGCTGACTGTGTCCTGCGAGAACCTGCTGGACATGGACGTGGGCTCCAAGTCGGATCCCCTGTGCATCCTGTTGATGAACACGTCCGGGACACAGTGGTTTGAG GTGGGCCGTACAGAGAGGGTCAAGAACTGCCTGAACCCCAAGTTTGCCAAGAAGTTCATGGTGGATTATTACTTCGAGCtggtgcagcagctgaagttcgCGGTCTATGACATCGACAACAAGACCGTCGACCTCAGCGACGACGACTTCCTGGGCGAACTGGAATGCACGCTGGGACAG ATCGTGTCCAGCAAGAAGCTGACCCGACCACTGGTACTGAAGAACAAACGACCCGCAGGCAAAGGAACCATCACG ATCTTTGCGGAAGAAATAAAGGACAACAGGGTGGTGAATTTCGAAATGGAAGCCAGGAAACTGGACAACAAG GACTTTTTCGGGAAGTCAGACCCTTACTTGGAGTTCTACAGGCAGACGGAGACAGGCTGGCAGCTGGCCCACAGGACCGAG GTGATCAAGAACAACCTGAATCCCACCTGGAAGCCTTTCCAGATCCCGCTGCAGGCTCTGTGTGGCGGCGACATGGAGAAGAGCATAAAG GTGGAGTGTTATGACTATGACAATGACGGGTCACACGACCTCATTGGCATCTTCGAGACCAACATGTCGCGCCTGCTGCAGGCTTCACGCGTCACGCCG GCGGAGTTTGATTGCGTGAACagcaagaagaagcagaagAAGAAGAACTACAAGAACTCGGGCGTGGTGAGCGTGAAGCTCTGCCAG GTGGTGAAGAGGTACACATTCCTGGACTACATCATGGGTGGATGCCAGATCAATTTCACA GTGGGGGTGGACTTCACAGGCTCCAATGGTGACCCCCGGTCTCCAGACTCTCTGCACTATATCAACCCACAGGGGCACAACGAGTACCTGGCAGCCATTTGGAATGTTGGCCTGGTCATCCAGGACTATGACAG TGACAAGATGTTTCCGGCGTTTGGATTCGGAGCTCAGATTCCTCCCACCTGGCAG GTCTCCCACGAGTTCCCCCTCAACTTCATCCCCTCCAACCCGtcctgtgcag GCATCGAGGGGATAGTGGAGGCCTACAGGAAGTGCCTGCCTCAGGTCAGGCTGTACGGGCCCACAAACTTCTCACCCATCATCAACTCTGTAGCCCAATTTGCCGCCCAAGCCAGCCAGCAGAAAACTGCCTCG CAATACTACGTCCTCCTCATTATCACCGATGGTGTGATCACGGACCTGGACCAGACCCGCACGGCCATCGTCTACGCCTCCAGACTGCCCAtgtccatcatcatcatcggggTTGGCAGCGCCGACTTCAGCGCCATGGAGTTCCTGGATGGCGACGACGGGACGCTGCGGGCCCCCACGGGCGAGCCCGCCATGCGGGACATCGTGCAGTTTGTGCCCTTCAGGAAGTTTCAGAAT GCGCCCCGGGAGGCTCTGGCCCAGTGTGTACTGGCAGAGCTGCCCCAGCAGGTGGTGTCCTACTTCACAATGCTGAAGCTTCAGcccccccatgaccccagtCCCGCATAG